The Haloarcula sp. DT43 DNA window CGCGAGCGTACTCGAACAGCTGGTCGAAGTGCGGTTGGTCGCGACGGCGGAGTGCCCGCCGAAAATCGGCCCAGCGCTCTTCAATGGCTCGCAGGGCATCACGATACGTTGGATTCGTGCGCCCCATTGCTATTGCCCCCCGGCGCCGGCAGCGGTCCACGCGTCAAGCAGGGGATTGCCCGCGACTGTGACAGTCTCTCCCTCCGTTGTGACGGCCGTACCGACGCCGTCGGAGGTCGTTTGGGGTGAGGTGGTCGTCGGTTCCACCTCGACTTGCGTTGCGCGGGCTTCGATTACCTGCCGCCAATACGCGAACGTCGTCTGATAGTACGCGCCGTCGTCGACAGGGTAGACGAGCGTTTCGAAGTCATCGCCCACGAATCGTGGTCCCATCCGAGTTTGCTTGCACTTCAGATGATGGTCGGCGGCCGTCGCGACCGGCGCCGTGAATTCGTCGCACTCGCACCGAGTGACGAGGACGGGAATATCGTAGCCATCGGCGTATGTCGCTAACCGAGCGAGTGTCCGTGCCTGGAGGGTCTGGGCGTGCTGGTCGCTGAGGGTATCGTCGGCGCGATACTGGGCGTCGACCGCTGGTGCAACGATGAGCGAGGGCGTATGCGGCGACGAGTCGTCTTCCTGCCTGGATGGCTGATGGCTACTTGACTGGGTTGGTTCGGTCGATTGCTGGATGAACTGGTTCACAGCTGTTGAGAGCTCGTCGACGGCGCCGTAGTGCTGGTAGGCTGTGAAGCCACGGGCGACGTGGATGCGGTCTAGCAGCCGCTGACTCGGGGCTATCTGTGCGAGCTTGGTCGTGGTCGCATGCCCGTTGGCGTCAACCCAGAAGGCGGGGCCATCGTGCATGAGGAGATGATCGAGGACGAGCGACTGCAAAATCGGAACACCCCGACTGCCGTCGACGTCCAGCAACGTGATACCGTCGTCAAGAGACGGAAGCAAGATGTCGTCCGTTGCTGGGTTGGCCTGGTCAGCAATAGACTGATTGCGATCAGCGCCACGGGTAGGCTGATCGACCGCCAATCGATTCGATGGTGAGTGGTCTGGCATACTCAACTAAATGTTCACAGTTCCGATAAGGCACGGCGTGTCACTTCCACGTTTCAGGGAATCCTTTGTATCAGTCTGTACCTCCCTGTCATGTCCGGGTTTTCGATTCTTCAGCCCGTTTCCGCGAATCTCTCCGGAATGGTCTGGCAGGCTGTTAACCAACAAACACAGCCGAAGCAGTCCGCCTGTTGGTTAATAACACGGGCTTCTGAGTACTCTGATAAAACAACATTCAGACTACTGATATTGTCACCAGTTATCGTGCAAGACTTAGAGGGTGCATCTCTCACAGACTCCTCGTTTATTCCGTCTTACTGACGTCGAAATAAGTGCTCAGTAACCGTGCTTACCGTTCACGATACCATTCGAACACGTGTATACTGATTCCGAGAGCGAGGCCGCCAAACGTCAGCATCCCAGCCACCGTTGAGGTGAAGCTACTACCGACGGAGAGTTGCCACCCAATGACGATAGCGGTCAGAAATAGGCTCAAAGCCCAATCAGTTGATTTGAGAGACGTGTATGATTCCATCGTTCCTAATTGCGTAGTTGATGTTATGCCGTCAAGTCCGTTAGGTTCATTGTCTGTACGTGGCGATACGCTCTGACCGTATTGAGTGACGAACCGATGACCGATACGCGCCCTGTATTCAGCAACGCCGTTTCAACTTACTCAGAGCCTGTCAGTAACGGTTTGACCGATACAGAGGGTGTAGTCAGCATGACTCTATCGTCAATAAGATAGGTGGTTTCCACCTATTTCCCACCCAGCACATTGGTTGTGTTATATTCGATAGAAATTTGATACGCTAGCTTTCTTTCACCTTCATTTGCAAACTCGTCACCCATAGCTTCTGGCGGATTATTAAGAGTTTTTATCCGTTCGATATCTATTATATTATATTCATCTTTACGATGAGTGGTAAGAACGTCAAAACCCTTGAAATCAATCGGTCGCTGGAAAGTAAACGGATTCCTCGCTCGCCTTTGTATTTCCTGAAATAGCCCATCTTCACCAGAGCTAGTCTTTCCTACATAATAGTACGGATCTTCGTGGTCTTCACGCTCAAATTCCAGCACGTAAAGATAATGTTCGTATCCTGCCTCAAAACCAGGATATTTTTTCAACTGCTCTCTCAATGCAGCCTTCGAACGAACCCAATCGGGCAGCCTCTCGCCCATACTTTATCTGTGAGGTCAATCAAAATATATATGTGGGTAGTTGTCTCATGACAAGAAATATATCAGAGGTTGAAAATAATGCACAGAAAATCAATCAACTATATAGTCTTAGAGAAATGGCAACAATGTATCACGATGTCATATCTACGATTTTTGGAAAGGATGTCCGATCTCCGGATATCGATGGTGCGATCAGATCACAAACAAAAGACTTTCTAGCGGAATCAATAGCTTTAGTTCGAAATGAGGATGCTGAGAAAATTTCAATATACCTTCAAAAAAGCAAAGATGAACTTCGAGAAGAGTTGCATTCTGCACTAAGAGAGTATGGTATTGAACAACCGGAAGTGACTACCAATATCGGACCTACAGTCCCTCATCTTTTGGCAATTGCTTATTATGAATATGATTCAGTAAATTCGCCTGTATGACTGAGAGATATGCGCTGTGTATTCATCACGAAGCGTTCTGTTAGTCTGCATAGAGGACTGCTTCACTGAATTCGGCAAGAGCCACGACAGAATATCCCATCGAATCGTTGTTCAACCCTCACTTCGTCGGTGAACTAATCGACTCGGTGGCTAACGAATACTGTCGATCACGGCTCGTACCTTCGGCTACCAGCAGGTTGTACTGAACCATCTTCGACAAATAGGTTCGGACAGTCCGTTTCGTTCGGGGGTCATCGACGGCATCGCCGTAGCGGTCGTGAATCTTGCTGGGCCCTATTGGTCCGTGTTCGCGTACGATATCGTAGACGGCTTGCTGGTGGGGTGTGAGTGAATCGAGACTCGTCTGTCTGATTTCTGCGCGAGCATCGTCCGCTGCGTCTCGCAACATCTCATCGGTAATGGTCTCGCGGTCTTCTCTGTCGGCTGTACTGGCTGCGATACGGAGAATCCCTATCGCGAGGCGGGCGTCGCCGGCGGCGGCGTCGGCGATGTGGTACAGCTGGTTGTCGGTGATAACATCCTTGTCGAGGCCCCATCTCGCGCGGGCGCTCAGGATGTCGTAGAGCTGCTCGTTGTGGTATTTGTCCATCCGGACGTGTTCGCTGGAGCGGAGTCGGCTTACGAGCCGGTCGTCGACGCGGCTGAACAGTTCCTCTTCCTTGTTAGCAATACAGACCAGCGCGAACTGCTCCAAACTGTGTAGGTCGTAGAGGATGCCCGGGTCTTCCAGTTGATCGACTTCGTCGAGAATGATTACCGTTCGCGGTCCGTCGTACTGTTGGAGTCTGTCGACGAGTTCGTCGTGGGGGGTGGACTGTCGGTGGATATCGATCGTCTGGTCAAGCTCGTCGAGAATCTGGTAGAGCGTTCGGAAGCGAGTGTAGTTGCGCCAGCAGTTGACGTAGGTTGTTTCGACATCCAGCACCTCCTCGCGGAGCCGTTCGGTGACGAACTTCGAGATGCACGTCTTTCCGGCGCCACTGGGGCCGGTGACGATGGCAGTGTCGGCGGGTTCGCCGCTCGTGATGGGTTCCAGAACGCTAGAGAGGTGGTTCACTTCGGCGTCGCGATGCTCTATTTCCTTCGGAATGAACCCCGCCCGAAGTACACGAGCATCGCGAATCATTTGATATCATCAGACCTGTTTTCCGTCGAAGCGTAAAAGGATAGCTGGGCCGTTTCCGGAAAGCGCTCAATTTACTGTTCCTCGCACCCGTTTCCCGGCCGTAGTCTATCGATATTTCCTTCGTGAACAGCGACGTTTCCGGAAACTTCCGGAATTGGTCCCATTCCCGGATAACCGATTACGTTTGCGAGCCTGTGCTGGGATTTCCAAAGTCACTCGGTTTTTCGAAGTCGATCGTTGACTTCGTAGAGCCACCCACGGTCAAGCAAGCGGTCGATGGCATACACAGCATCGGCCTCCTCTTCGATATTCCCGTCTTCTGCAAGAAGGATCTCCTCGGCGTCGGTGCGGGAGAGTTCGTCAATCCCAGACGCGTACTCGGCTTCGAGCGTTTCATACGCTTCCCTGATCCACGTGGGGAGGTCGGGTTCGTCTATATGTCTCATCCTCGGCAACCTGTTTCCCTATCGTCTAGAGGTGATAGGTGGCTATTTCTTCGGCTTGGCAAGTCGGACAGTGATTGCGCTTCGTCTGGAGCGTCCGCCCGCAGTGGCGACACTCGTACCATGAGTCAGGACCAGTCTCGGAGAGGACTGCTCGCAGACGCCCAAGCATGTGTTGCCCTATGAGACCGATTCAGAAATAGCTGGGCTCCAACTGTGTCTGACAAAGTCTGCATACCTCGTTAAGCAAACCATAGAATCAAGTGTACCCACTGGGGAACACTTACAGAAGTTTCTAATGGAGATTCCGACTGAACTACGCACTCTTTTCTCAGCTGAGATTGACCAGCACGAGGGTAGCTTTGTTATCGAGATCCCACAGCAAGAGGTTGATATTGGCGCTATCCAACGCAACGAAACCTATCGGGTAGCGATACTCCCCAGAATGGGCAGTGAAGAGAGTACTGACCATAGCGATGTCGTTTCAGGTGGGAGCCTTGACAATCCGGGCCCGCCTGTTGAAGAGGGTGAACGGCGAACAGTGGAAATAGAACATCTTGGCGACCAAGGTGACGGTATCACGCGCGTCGAGCGTGGATTCGTTGTCATTGTGAGTGCTGCCTCTCCGGGCGAAGAAGTCACCGTCGAAATCACACATGTTCAAGAGAATGTAGCGTTCGCCGACGTAGTGGACCGTCCGGACCAATCCGAGTAATCGGTATCGGGAATCCAGGTTTTGTGAAATACTCTAATCAAAAGCGTTGACGACTCTTTGGGCTGATTCTAATCCCGGCAATAATATCTGCCAAGTTGTCTTACTGCGCTTCTTCGACCAGTGTTTCGAGTTCTGTTAGCCGCGGCATTTCTGTGATGCCGCTGAACAAGACGAGTACTGACAACTTGGACTGATCTGGTGTCGGCATATCACCACTCCGTATCTCAGGTGACTGCAGTTCGTCTGCGAGCCACCGCTGGCCATCGGTAACCGCATCTCGGAGTAACCACGCGGGTGGCCCGGCAAACACGGTCAGGGCACTATCGGCCGAGTCCAGCGTACATTCGGCCGTCAGTTTATCACGCACCGCACGGCGAAGTGTTGTCTCGACGGCATCGTATGCTTCAATTTCATCAATATCGTCAGATTCATCGGCGAAAAACCGGCTTCGGAGTCGGTCGATGACGTTGCTTTCACCGGTGCCTTCGTCGGTTCCCAGTTCCTGACTGGCGTAGCCAAGCGTTGCGAAACGCGAGTCCGAGAGGGT harbors:
- a CDS encoding TRAM domain-containing protein → MEIPTELRTLFSAEIDQHEGSFVIEIPQQEVDIGAIQRNETYRVAILPRMGSEESTDHSDVVSGGSLDNPGPPVEEGERRTVEIEHLGDQGDGITRVERGFVVIVSAASPGEEVTVEITHVQENVAFADVVDRPDQSE
- a CDS encoding Cdc6/Cdc18 family protein codes for the protein MIRDARVLRAGFIPKEIEHRDAEVNHLSSVLEPITSGEPADTAIVTGPSGAGKTCISKFVTERLREEVLDVETTYVNCWRNYTRFRTLYQILDELDQTIDIHRQSTPHDELVDRLQQYDGPRTVIILDEVDQLEDPGILYDLHSLEQFALVCIANKEEELFSRVDDRLVSRLRSSEHVRMDKYHNEQLYDILSARARWGLDKDVITDNQLYHIADAAAGDARLAIGILRIAASTADREDRETITDEMLRDAADDARAEIRQTSLDSLTPHQQAVYDIVREHGPIGPSKIHDRYGDAVDDPRTKRTVRTYLSKMVQYNLLVAEGTSRDRQYSLATESISSPTK